Proteins from one bacterium genomic window:
- the ptsP gene encoding phosphoenolpyruvate--protein phosphotransferase, producing the protein MRIVSGIAASPGYAVAPVHFISREAPEIVRRVIAPGEIEAEIARLDDAIGKARDQIQVLIGKLAKDLGPEESAIMESHLLILEDELTVGRAREIIRAESLNCEAALKEAVGEIIRQFHALEDSYFRERTQDLHDVEERILRILTGTDDATVVGPTAPSIVAAVDLTPSDTVTIGSRNVLAFVLGEGSRTSHVAILARSLGVPAVLGLGDEVSHLIDGDLLAVDGELGEVVLQPDAETLARFRQLAQRDSRVAAKLSHLKDLPAVTPDGRTVKMMVNIELPVEVDKALDCGAEGIGLLRTEYIYFQHRTIPDEQEQLAVYGDIMRRMEGRPVLFRTLDVGGDKVQRYLGVRKESNPFLGWRGIRFLLANPPLFKSQLRAIYRAAALGPARLMFPMITGVAELRSAREICRECCDELAGEGLAHDPELEIGIMIETPASAMVADLLARECDFFSVGTNDLIQYTLAMDRLNSRVAYLYQPLHPGVLRLMRNTVQAAHAAGIWAGICGEMSSETRYAEVLLGLGFDELSMHAAQLPKVKQVVRWTPQTEAAALVEELCACDTAEAADRLLTSYLEEKKARRFASNREGRVND; encoded by the coding sequence TTGCGCATCGTGAGCGGAATCGCCGCGTCCCCGGGTTATGCCGTCGCCCCCGTGCATTTCATCTCGCGCGAGGCGCCAGAAATCGTGCGCCGCGTCATAGCTCCCGGCGAGATCGAGGCCGAGATCGCGCGTCTGGATGACGCCATCGGCAAGGCGCGAGACCAGATCCAGGTTCTGATCGGGAAGCTGGCGAAGGATCTGGGCCCCGAAGAGTCGGCCATCATGGAAAGCCACCTGCTGATCCTGGAGGACGAGCTCACCGTGGGTCGCGCGCGCGAGATCATCCGCGCCGAATCGCTCAACTGCGAGGCGGCCCTGAAGGAGGCCGTCGGCGAGATCATCCGCCAGTTCCACGCGCTTGAGGATTCCTATTTCCGTGAGCGCACCCAGGATCTGCACGACGTGGAAGAGCGCATCCTGCGCATTCTGACGGGTACCGACGACGCGACCGTCGTCGGCCCCACCGCGCCCAGCATCGTGGCGGCCGTGGATCTCACCCCGTCCGATACGGTCACCATCGGTTCGCGCAACGTGCTGGCCTTCGTGCTCGGCGAAGGCAGCCGCACCAGCCATGTGGCGATCCTGGCCCGTTCGCTCGGCGTGCCGGCGGTCCTGGGACTGGGCGACGAAGTCTCCCACCTGATCGACGGGGATCTGCTGGCGGTCGACGGCGAACTTGGCGAAGTGGTCCTGCAACCCGACGCGGAGACCCTGGCCCGCTTCCGTCAACTCGCCCAGCGCGATAGCAGGGTGGCCGCGAAGCTGAGCCACCTGAAGGATCTGCCCGCGGTGACGCCGGACGGCCGCACCGTCAAGATGATGGTCAACATCGAGTTGCCTGTGGAGGTCGACAAGGCGCTGGACTGCGGAGCCGAGGGTATCGGGCTGCTGCGCACCGAGTACATCTATTTCCAGCACCGGACCATTCCGGACGAACAGGAGCAGCTGGCCGTCTACGGCGACATCATGAGGCGCATGGAGGGGCGCCCGGTGCTCTTCCGTACCCTGGACGTCGGCGGCGACAAGGTGCAGCGCTACCTGGGCGTGCGCAAGGAATCGAACCCTTTTCTGGGCTGGCGCGGCATCCGCTTCCTGCTCGCCAACCCACCCCTGTTCAAGTCCCAGCTGCGGGCGATCTACCGGGCCGCCGCCCTGGGGCCGGCGCGCCTCATGTTCCCCATGATCACGGGCGTCGCGGAACTGCGGTCGGCGCGGGAGATCTGCCGTGAATGCTGCGACGAACTGGCCGGCGAGGGCCTGGCGCACGATCCGGAGCTCGAGATCGGCATCATGATCGAGACGCCCGCGTCCGCCATGGTGGCCGACCTGCTGGCCCGCGAATGCGACTTCTTCAGCGTGGGAACCAACGACCTGATCCAGTACACGCTGGCCATGGACCGGCTCAACAGCCGCGTGGCGTACCTCTACCAGCCTCTCCACCCCGGTGTGCTGAGGCTGATGCGAAACACGGTCCAGGCGGCGCATGCGGCCGGCATCTGGGCCGGCATCTGCGGGGAGATGTCCTCGGAGACGCGTTACGCCGAGGTATTGCTCGGACTGGGATTCGACGAGTTGAGCATGCATGCGGCCCAGCTGCCGAAGGTCAAGCAGGTGGTGCGCTGGACGCCGCAGACGGAAGCAGCGGCCCTCGTGGAGGAGCTCTGCGCCTGCGATACGGCCGAAGCTGCGGACCGTCTCTTGACGAGCTATCTGGAGGAGAAGAAGGCACGTCGCTTCGCGAGCAACCGGGAGGGTCGGGTGAATGACTGA
- a CDS encoding bifunctional phosphoglucose/phosphomannose isomerase, producing MTDSGLVRMLALVGDMADDLQASRGLAGLERVAPLPPPPGGLLICGMGGSAIAGDLLVAYAATRGLRLSVWRDYGLPGWVDARTPVILCSYSGNTEECLSSAREASARRCPRVAISSGGEMACLARDGIDGGAPFPLVEVPGGLPPRAALGFGLGALAHVLSRLGLLPGVDEEIAAAVSTLREGVERLGPASGPDSPAKSAARTTLGRMLVVYTTSPAAHAAGMRLKAQVNENGKSPALVVPFPELDHNDIVGWEVLRPRRDDFVLLLLRSADENTRTSLRVDVTRELLAEEFHTILEFRAAGETMLARTLSLVQYGDYLSCYLAEAAGVDPVPVARIEILKQRLQALGE from the coding sequence ATGACTGACTCCGGCTTGGTCAGGATGTTGGCTCTGGTCGGGGACATGGCCGACGACCTCCAGGCCAGTCGCGGATTGGCGGGCCTCGAGCGCGTGGCGCCCCTGCCGCCGCCTCCCGGCGGCTTGTTGATCTGCGGCATGGGCGGTTCCGCCATCGCCGGCGATCTGCTGGTAGCCTACGCCGCGACGCGCGGCTTGCGTCTCTCGGTATGGCGCGACTACGGCCTGCCTGGCTGGGTCGACGCCCGCACGCCGGTGATCCTCTGCAGCTATTCGGGCAACACGGAGGAATGTCTCTCATCTGCGCGCGAAGCGTCCGCGCGTCGTTGCCCCCGGGTCGCCATCTCGTCCGGAGGGGAGATGGCATGTCTCGCCCGGGACGGTATCGACGGTGGCGCGCCCTTTCCCCTGGTGGAGGTGCCGGGCGGCCTGCCGCCGCGCGCGGCGCTGGGATTCGGACTGGGCGCCCTGGCCCACGTCCTGTCCAGGCTGGGCCTGCTGCCCGGCGTCGATGAGGAGATCGCGGCCGCCGTTTCCACGCTTCGCGAAGGTGTGGAGCGTCTGGGACCCGCCTCCGGCCCCGACAGCCCGGCCAAGTCCGCGGCCAGGACGACGCTGGGACGCATGCTGGTGGTCTACACCACATCCCCCGCAGCCCACGCGGCCGGCATGCGCCTGAAGGCCCAGGTCAACGAGAACGGCAAATCGCCCGCCCTGGTCGTACCCTTCCCCGAGCTCGACCACAACGATATCGTGGGCTGGGAGGTGCTGAGGCCCCGTCGCGACGACTTCGTATTGCTGTTGCTCCGGTCCGCGGACGAGAACACGCGCACGTCACTCAGGGTCGATGTGACGCGCGAATTGCTGGCCGAGGAATTTCATACTATCCTGGAGTTCCGGGCCGCCGGCGAGACGATGCTGGCGCGCACGCTATCCCTGGTGCAGTATGGAGATTACTTGTCCTGCTATCTCGCGGAGGCGGCGGGCGTGGATCCCGTGCCCGTCGCCAGGATCGAGATCCTGAAGCAGCGTCTCCAGGCGCTGGGCGAATGA
- a CDS encoding LptF/LptG family permease: protein MNLLNKHLLRTTSGPFVFGFCVVTFVLMIDILYRYVELFVTRGVSFWTATEVLILSLGHMFALSIPMAVLIGVLMGVGQLAADHEITAMKASGIGLYALLRPLLGGALVLTLAMTAYNHYVLPEWNHKLANLLYDIKHVRPMMEIREQLFTELNDRITIYVKRKDEKTNRIEQVIILEKDGPGDIAPTMTTAAWGTIVPLHDSNTMRIELHDGEIHDLPDDNDLARYTITRFNSHNLHIKDMERNLQASNRTSRGDREMNLTALLEAAGREAEERRKTESRSRELSGSLAQRQWSLLDPRTRGELLGRQRSTEAPDLAQRRNLLKGTRQEARRAARSAGFQENVVRSQRARENSYMVEFHKKFAIPVACLVFVLLGLPMAVSTARSGRGVSLSLALGLYLVYYLFLIGGEKLADRGRLDPALAMWMANASLTLIGIPVLLRTVKESSLFSFTLRPRADGSGTGETD, encoded by the coding sequence ATGAATCTGCTGAATAAACATCTGCTCCGCACGACCTCCGGGCCATTCGTATTCGGCTTCTGCGTGGTGACTTTCGTGCTGATGATCGACATACTCTACCGGTATGTCGAGCTTTTCGTGACCCGGGGTGTTTCCTTCTGGACGGCTACGGAGGTCCTGATCCTCAGCCTGGGACACATGTTTGCATTATCCATACCAATGGCGGTGCTCATCGGCGTGCTGATGGGCGTGGGGCAACTGGCGGCCGATCACGAGATTACGGCAATGAAGGCCAGCGGCATCGGACTCTACGCCCTGCTGAGGCCGCTTCTGGGGGGAGCGCTGGTGTTGACGCTGGCCATGACGGCCTATAATCACTACGTCCTGCCGGAGTGGAACCACAAGCTGGCCAACCTGCTCTACGACATCAAGCACGTCCGGCCCATGATGGAGATCCGCGAACAGCTGTTCACCGAACTCAACGACCGCATCACCATCTACGTCAAGCGTAAGGACGAGAAGACGAACCGCATAGAACAGGTGATCATCCTGGAGAAGGACGGGCCGGGCGACATCGCGCCGACGATGACCACCGCCGCCTGGGGCACCATCGTCCCGCTGCACGACAGCAACACCATGCGCATCGAGCTCCACGACGGCGAGATCCACGACCTGCCCGACGACAACGACCTGGCCCGGTACACGATCACCCGCTTCAACAGCCACAACCTCCACATCAAGGACATGGAACGGAACCTCCAGGCGTCGAACCGCACCTCGCGGGGCGACCGCGAGATGAACCTGACGGCCTTGCTGGAGGCCGCCGGTCGGGAGGCGGAGGAGAGGCGCAAGACGGAGAGCCGCAGCCGCGAGCTGTCCGGCAGCCTGGCCCAGAGACAGTGGAGTCTGCTGGATCCGCGGACGCGCGGCGAACTCCTGGGCCGGCAGCGGAGCACCGAGGCACCCGACCTCGCCCAGCGGCGCAACCTGCTCAAGGGAACGCGGCAGGAAGCCAGGCGCGCCGCGCGCTCGGCCGGTTTCCAGGAGAATGTCGTACGGTCGCAACGCGCGCGGGAGAACAGCTACATGGTGGAATTCCACAAGAAGTTCGCCATCCCCGTGGCTTGCCTCGTCTTCGTCCTGCTGGGGCTGCCCATGGCCGTGTCCACCGCCCGCAGCGGCCGGGGCGTATCGCTGAGCCTTGCCCTGGGCCTCTATCTGGTCTACTACCTCTTCCTGATCGGGGGCGAGAAGCTGGCCGACCGCGGGCGCCTGGACCCGGCGCTCGCGATGTGGATGGCCAACGCCTCGCTGACACTGATAGGCATCCCCGTACTGCTGCGCACTGTGAAGGAGTCATCGCTGTTCTCGTTCACCCTGCGCCCGCGCGCGGATGGTTCCGGCACCGGGGAGACCGATTGA
- a CDS encoding PTS sugar transporter subunit IIB: MPLVLARIDDRFIHGQVTVGWSRKLQPDRIILCNDKIAADPWQSRVYASSVPPQMRVSVLDRESTARFLAGDGMLDRGEDIILLVGSPIDMQDLHRRGLPIGEVNVGGMHYMKGKRELLEFVYVDKRDLKALRALQDDGVRLVAQTVPGVKAIELDGDQLAELENML; the protein is encoded by the coding sequence TCGACGATCGCTTCATACACGGACAGGTGACCGTGGGCTGGAGCCGCAAGCTCCAGCCGGACCGTATCATCCTGTGCAACGACAAGATCGCCGCCGACCCCTGGCAGAGCCGTGTCTACGCCAGTTCCGTGCCGCCCCAGATGCGCGTGTCCGTGCTGGACCGCGAGAGTACGGCCCGCTTCCTGGCCGGAGACGGAATGCTCGACCGGGGCGAGGATATCATCCTCCTGGTGGGATCTCCGATCGACATGCAGGATCTGCATCGCCGCGGTCTGCCGATCGGCGAGGTCAACGTGGGCGGCATGCACTACATGAAAGGCAAGCGGGAGTTGCTCGAATTCGTCTACGTGGACAAGCGGGACCTCAAGGCCCTGCGGGCTCTGCAGGATGATGGTGTGCGACTGGTGGCCCAGACCGTGCCAGGCGTGAAGGCGATCGAGCTGGATGGCGACCAGTTGGCGGAGTTGGAGAACATGCTGTGA
- a CDS encoding LptF/LptG family permease, whose translation MRLVHRNAVSGFLRILLFTILGALILFTLVDLFDHMDSFMDNKATPGMMARYYLNKIPWIIDTVLPIGMLMATLFSVGMMARYNELTALFAAGRSLMQVTRPLMLLAAIATLFSLAWSEFVLPGANAEVERIWEVEVHGRPDRIRPTNDIALTGTDGWLYYARTFVPEQDRIKEFRAHLLAGARVVERYDAETAVWEGGQWMLQNGTHRWFSAGGDSISRFENLASGLGGITPQAFRDDRLKPESMNVRQLRRYVHTIRSSGGDATAYEVDLHFKLAFPVVHLVVVFLGILLASGPRKTTVASGFGWTILISFGYYLSVNFGRALGHNGALPPVIAAWAGNLAYSALALTLFLRVRR comes from the coding sequence ATGCGACTCGTGCACCGCAACGCCGTCTCCGGCTTCCTGCGCATCCTCCTGTTCACCATCCTGGGCGCCCTGATCCTGTTCACGCTCGTCGACCTCTTCGACCACATGGACAGCTTCATGGACAACAAGGCGACGCCCGGCATGATGGCGCGCTACTACCTGAACAAGATCCCCTGGATCATCGACACGGTCCTGCCCATCGGCATGCTCATGGCCACGCTCTTCTCCGTGGGCATGATGGCGCGCTACAACGAGCTGACGGCGCTGTTCGCCGCCGGTCGCTCCCTCATGCAGGTGACGCGTCCCCTGATGCTGCTGGCGGCGATCGCCACGCTGTTCTCCCTGGCCTGGAGCGAATTCGTCCTGCCCGGCGCCAACGCCGAAGTGGAACGTATCTGGGAGGTCGAGGTCCACGGCCGGCCGGACCGGATCCGGCCCACCAACGACATCGCGTTGACCGGCACCGATGGCTGGCTCTACTACGCCCGGACCTTCGTGCCGGAACAGGACCGGATCAAGGAGTTCCGGGCGCACCTGCTGGCGGGCGCCCGGGTCGTCGAGCGTTACGACGCCGAGACGGCCGTGTGGGAAGGCGGGCAGTGGATGCTCCAGAACGGCACACACCGCTGGTTCAGCGCCGGCGGCGACAGCATCTCCAGGTTCGAGAACCTGGCTTCCGGACTCGGCGGCATCACCCCGCAGGCTTTCCGGGACGACAGGCTCAAACCCGAAAGCATGAACGTCAGACAGCTCCGGCGCTACGTGCATACGATCCGCTCCAGCGGCGGCGACGCGACCGCCTACGAGGTGGATCTCCACTTCAAGCTGGCGTTTCCGGTGGTGCATCTGGTGGTCGTGTTTTTGGGCATCCTGCTGGCCTCGGGCCCGCGCAAGACGACCGTGGCCAGCGGCTTCGGCTGGACCATCCTGATCAGCTTCGGCTACTATCTCTCCGTCAACTTCGGCCGTGCGCTGGGTCACAACGGGGCGCTGCCCCCCGTGATCGCGGCCTGGGCGGGCAACCTCGCCTACAGCGCGCTGGCGCTCACCTTGTTCCTGCGGGTGAGGCGCTAG
- a CDS encoding lamin tail domain-containing protein, whose translation MRKFMLILWLACLVIAVVVGCSDDGNLRPSITRLEANVECGIAPVNVQFVAFVTGGNPTADPTGANAPLHVSWDFQDGGTANGSITSHRFNEPGDYSVLATVTDEDGDSDTMSIFVEVQSDSMFIQASEDTTVTASMAYFTAPTMGTSNGSGGSNIRQTVVFNEILAFNVSIIPNPVNGLFEPLLELHNPSTTQSVSLTNWSLTNDTSIPNKWRFAASTVLPPGGFLIIWVDNRSIAGPTHTNFHMTGNWAGQPENFVGAIYLYDSSRRLVDRVLLLNQHADVSFGHLPDASDDGLVALSVVADLCGFDPERGFYERFNFTWDMDDILGSVYPVREPRHVFNTDDVGDRMVRVTVFDTHTNVTRFDTVTVHVELPTR comes from the coding sequence ATGCGCAAGTTCATGTTGATCCTCTGGCTGGCCTGCCTGGTCATTGCTGTGGTCGTCGGCTGCAGCGACGACGGGAATCTCAGACCCTCGATCACCAGGCTCGAGGCCAACGTGGAATGCGGCATCGCGCCGGTGAACGTTCAATTCGTGGCCTTCGTCACCGGCGGCAACCCTACCGCTGATCCGACCGGCGCGAATGCCCCGCTCCACGTCTCCTGGGATTTCCAGGACGGGGGAACGGCGAACGGTTCGATCACCTCCCACCGTTTCAACGAGCCGGGGGACTACAGCGTCCTCGCCACCGTGACGGACGAGGACGGCGACAGCGACACGATGAGCATCTTCGTCGAGGTGCAGTCCGACTCGATGTTCATCCAGGCCAGCGAAGACACGACCGTCACGGCCAGCATGGCCTATTTCACCGCACCCACCATGGGCACGAGCAACGGCAGCGGCGGCAGCAACATCCGCCAGACGGTCGTCTTCAACGAGATCCTGGCCTTCAACGTGTCGATCATCCCGAACCCGGTGAACGGTCTCTTCGAACCCCTGCTCGAGCTCCACAACCCATCAACGACCCAGTCGGTATCGCTCACCAACTGGTCGCTTACCAACGACACCTCGATCCCCAACAAGTGGCGTTTCGCGGCGAGCACGGTGCTGCCGCCCGGGGGATTTCTGATCATCTGGGTGGACAACCGCAGCATTGCCGGCCCCACCCACACCAACTTCCATATGACCGGGAACTGGGCGGGACAGCCGGAGAATTTCGTAGGCGCCATCTATCTGTACGACTCCAGCCGGCGTCTCGTGGACCGTGTGCTGCTGCTGAACCAGCACGCCGACGTATCGTTCGGACACCTGCCAGACGCTAGCGACGACGGCCTGGTCGCCCTGTCCGTGGTCGCCGATCTCTGCGGCTTCGACCCCGAGAGGGGTTTCTACGAACGGTTCAATTTCACCTGGGACATGGACGACATCCTGGGCAGCGTCTATCCGGTGCGCGAGCCGAGGCATGTCTTCAACACGGACGACGTCGGCGATCGCATGGTGAGAGTGACCGTCTTCGACACCCATACGAACGTCACCAGATTCGACACGGTCACGGTCCATGTGGAGCTGCCGACCAGATAG
- the metK gene encoding methionine adenosyltransferase, with protein MASQHLFTSESVTEGHPDKVADQISDSVLDAILAQDPHGRVACETLVTTGLAMVAGEITTETYVDIPKIVRHTIREIGYTSAAYGFDSETCAVLTAIDEQSPDIALGVDSGGAGDQGLMFGYACRETSELMPLPIMLAHRLTRRLAQVRKNGELPWVRPDGKGQVTVEYDGSKPVRVTTVLISTQHDPDTAHLREQVIEHVIDPVLAAADIDHQGLTYHVNPTGSFVIGGPQGDCGLTGRKIIVDTYGGSAPHGGGAFSGKDPSKVDRSASYAARWVAKNVVAAGLADRCQIQLAYAIGVAEPVSVAVQSFGTGAIPDERIVAAVREVFDLTPRGIIAGLDLLRPIYRATAAYGHFGREARVFPWEGTDRAEALISSAG; from the coding sequence ATGGCCTCGCAACATCTCTTCACCAGCGAATCCGTGACCGAAGGCCATCCCGACAAGGTCGCGGACCAGATCTCCGACAGCGTCCTGGACGCCATCCTGGCTCAGGACCCGCATGGACGCGTGGCCTGCGAAACCCTGGTGACCACCGGCCTGGCCATGGTGGCGGGGGAGATCACCACCGAGACCTACGTCGACATCCCCAAGATCGTGCGCCACACCATCCGGGAAATCGGCTACACGTCCGCCGCATACGGATTCGACTCGGAGACCTGTGCGGTCCTGACCGCGATCGACGAGCAATCGCCCGACATCGCGCTCGGCGTCGACAGCGGCGGCGCCGGCGACCAGGGGCTGATGTTCGGCTACGCCTGCCGCGAGACCTCGGAGTTGATGCCCTTGCCCATCATGCTGGCGCATCGTCTGACCCGCAGGCTCGCCCAGGTGCGCAAGAACGGCGAACTGCCCTGGGTCCGTCCCGACGGCAAGGGTCAGGTCACGGTCGAATACGACGGAAGCAAACCCGTGCGCGTCACCACGGTCCTGATCTCCACGCAGCACGACCCCGACACGGCTCATCTGCGGGAACAGGTCATCGAGCACGTCATCGACCCGGTGCTGGCCGCGGCGGATATCGATCACCAGGGCCTCACCTATCACGTGAACCCGACCGGGAGCTTCGTCATCGGGGGCCCGCAGGGCGATTGCGGGCTGACGGGACGCAAGATCATCGTGGATACCTACGGCGGCAGCGCCCCACACGGGGGAGGGGCTTTTTCCGGCAAGGATCCCTCCAAGGTGGATCGCTCCGCCAGCTATGCGGCCCGCTGGGTCGCCAAGAACGTCGTGGCCGCGGGCCTTGCCGACCGCTGCCAGATCCAGCTGGCCTACGCCATCGGCGTCGCCGAACCGGTCTCGGTCGCCGTGCAGTCGTTCGGCACGGGCGCGATACCCGACGAACGCATCGTCGCCGCAGTGCGCGAGGTCTTCGACCTGACCCCGCGCGGGATCATCGCGGGGCTGGACCTCCTGCGCCCGATCTACCGGGCGACGGCCGCCTATGGCCACTTCGGACGCGAGGCCCGCGTGTTCCCGTGGGAGGGCACCGATCGCGCGGAGGCCTTGATAAGCAGCGCCGGCTGA
- a CDS encoding HPr family phosphocarrier protein produces MRTAKATVADPVGFHLRAAGRIVKLAKTFASDVTVRFSGRSANAKSIMGLASLAADHGSVVELEVAGPDEVAATEALIHLIEVELAHNEKQEG; encoded by the coding sequence TTGAGAACTGCCAAGGCAACTGTAGCCGATCCTGTCGGATTCCACCTGCGCGCCGCAGGACGCATCGTCAAGCTCGCCAAGACGTTCGCTTCGGACGTGACCGTCCGCTTCAGCGGCCGCTCTGCCAATGCCAAGAGCATCATGGGGCTGGCGAGTCTGGCCGCGGACCACGGCAGCGTCGTGGAACTAGAGGTCGCAGGACCCGACGAGGTGGCTGCCACCGAGGCCCTCATCCACCTGATCGAGGTCGAGCTGGCCCACAACGAGAAGCAGGAGGGCTGA
- a CDS encoding PTS system mannose/fructose/sorbose family transporter subunit IID → MMGVGKNPALVDRPDCRCMWQVFLRTLSLQGSWNTQRMQNLGLVYAMLPWLRRAELPVREARQFCRRHYEYFNTNPYYANLLVGGLLRLEEENRRTDGAMLQIVRNFKDSLGRALASLGDQFVWLGLQPTLLVMASLAAASGSHWVPLALLSAFTLVQLSGRYLVLVWGYDLGLEIADRLASPKWHQAIWTAKRAGALFTGVLAGLYVARLDLLLRADGERSLLLATALALGLSMTARRRWPGESLLLLMLPLAVAMTYL, encoded by the coding sequence GTGATGGGCGTCGGGAAGAATCCGGCCCTGGTGGACAGACCGGATTGTCGCTGCATGTGGCAGGTTTTCCTGCGGACGCTGAGCCTCCAGGGATCATGGAACACGCAGCGCATGCAGAACCTGGGCCTGGTCTACGCCATGTTGCCGTGGTTGCGGCGGGCGGAGTTGCCGGTGCGGGAGGCGCGACAGTTCTGTCGCCGGCACTACGAGTACTTCAACACCAACCCCTACTATGCGAATCTGCTGGTCGGCGGATTGCTGAGGTTGGAGGAGGAGAACCGGCGGACGGACGGGGCGATGCTGCAGATCGTCCGCAATTTCAAGGATTCCCTGGGCCGGGCGCTGGCCTCGCTCGGTGACCAGTTCGTCTGGTTGGGCCTGCAGCCCACCCTGCTGGTGATGGCGTCATTGGCTGCGGCGTCCGGTTCACACTGGGTTCCCCTGGCGTTGCTGTCGGCGTTCACGCTGGTCCAACTCTCGGGTCGTTACCTGGTCCTGGTCTGGGGCTACGATCTGGGGCTGGAGATCGCCGATCGGCTGGCGTCACCGAAATGGCATCAGGCCATCTGGACGGCGAAGCGCGCCGGCGCCCTGTTCACGGGGGTCCTGGCGGGACTCTATGTCGCCAGGCTGGATCTCCTGCTGCGCGCCGATGGCGAGCGGTCGTTGCTGCTTGCCACGGCCCTGGCCCTGGGGCTGTCGATGACGGCGCGGCGGCGATGGCCAGGCGAGAGCCTGCTGCTGCTGATGCTGCCTCTTGCCGTGGCGATGACCTATCTGTAG